The Streptomyces durmitorensis genome contains the following window.
GGAGGCGGCGTTCGCGATGTCCGGGGTGGTGTCGGGCGCGGGGCGGGCGTCGGCCGACGAGCCGCCGTCATGGCTTTCATGGTTCTCGTGGCCCTCGTGCACCGCTTCCGCCTCGGTGTTCTGCTTGCCCGCGCCGAGCGCGGTCACGGCCGTGCTCGACCGTTCGCCGCCGGTCAATCCGGTGACCTCGCCGTTGCCACCGTCGAAGACCACGTCGGAGCAGGAGAAGAAGTTCTCCTGGCTGTCGGAGCGGATCCACTGGACGAACAGAATGTGCTGACCGGTCCGTTCCGGCAGTTGCAGGTCCCAGTAGTAGTGACCCGCCTCGCTGCCGGGGCCGCCCTCCTGCGGAGGGTTCTGAACGGTCTGTACGTTCTCCAGGTCCGACCACCCCAGCGGCTGCTGTGGGTCGAAGCCCTCCTTGGTGACGTACACCTTGAACTGGCCAGGGTGGTGGGCCCAGTTGCTGTAGTTCACCTCGATGGTGTCACCGGCGGTGAGGTGAGTGACGGGCCAGTCGGTGCGGGCGGCGTTGTAGGGGGAGAAGTCGTAGGGGCTGCGGTCGCCCGCGCTGCACAGGGTGCCGTCCTCGACGTAACCCTCGCCGCGACCGCCCGCGTTGGAGTCGAGCACGGCGAACCAGTTGTACAGCGGGGTGGTGCCGGCCTCCTGAACTGCCGCCTTGCAGGCGGGGTTGGTGGGCATCTGGGTGGAGGAGTTGGCGAGCAGGTCCTTGTAGCAGAGGTAGGTGCGCGACCCGGGCATCATGGCCACGCCGTGCGCGGCCGCCGTGCCCGGGACGGCAAGGACGGCCGCGGCGGCGATGCCGGTGGCGCCGGCGAGCGATGCCAGGCGCCTGGCCCGCATCGATTTCCGTACGCGGGATCGGACTCTGACGAGCGCGGGGGAGCGAGGAATGATCATGGGAACGTCTCCTTCGGGGAGTTTCCGATGAGCGGCTCGCCTCGTAGTCGCCGCCGGGCGCGCGATGGTTGCCGCGATCCGCCCTACTGCGGTTCGGTCGCGATCTGGATCAGGTTGCCGCACGTGTCGTCGAAGACGGCGGTCGTGATGGGGCCCATGTCCAAGGGCTCCTGGGTGAAGTGGACGCCGAGGTCGCGCAGGCGCTCGTACTCCGCCTGTACGTCGTCGACGGCGAACTGGGCGAGAGGGATGCCGTCCTTGACGATCATGTCGCGGTAGGGCTTGACGGCAGGGTGGCCGGCGGGCTCCAGGAGGAGCTCGGTGCCGCCGGGCTCGTCGCGTGAGACGACGGTCAGCCACCGGTCCTTCTCGCCCACCGGGACGTCGTGCTTCTTCACGAAGCCGAGGATCTCGGTGTAGAAGGCCTCGGCCTTGGCCTGGTCGTCGACGAAGACGCTGGTCAGATGGATCTTCATGGAGTGCTCTCCTCCGGTCGGGATGTGTCGGGCACGGGCCATCGCTCGACGATGTGCCGCAGTGGGGCCGTGTTGAGGTCGTGGTACTTGTAGCGGCCCTCCCGCCTGGTCTCGACGAGCCCGGCGGCCTCCAGTACGCCAAGGTGCTGGGAGACCCCCTGACGGGAGATGCCGAGCTGGTGCCTCATGCTCAGTCGCGAACAGATCTCGAACAGGGTCTGTCCGGATTTCTCCGTGAGCTCGTCGAGGATGATGCGACGGGTGGGGTCGGCCAAGGCTTTGAAGAGTTCGTCGGCCACGACCACATGATAGGCAAACGCTCACTTGCCTATCAAGTCGAGCTGCTGCGGCCGGGGGCCTCCTCTCGCCGAGCTCAGGGGGGGCAAGGGGCAAGGGATAGGGGGCAGAGGGCAGGGGGCAGGATTCGTGTCTCAGTCCAGGTCGGACAAGTCGAGCACGAAGCGGTAGCGGACGTCGTTGCGCCCGAGCCGGTCGAGTGCCTCGTTCACGCGGGCCGACGGGAGCAGTTCGATGTCGGCGGTGATGCCGTGCTCGGCGCAGAAGGTCAGCATGGCGGCGGTCGCGGGCCTCCCGCCGCTCCCCGCGGAGCTCAGTCGCTTGCGTCCGATGAGCAGGTCGGTGGTCTCCAGGGTGACGGGTCCGAGGTGGCCCAGGTGGCTGAGCGTCCCGTCCAGCGCGACCAGGCGCAGGTAGGGGCCGAGGTCGTGCGGGATGGCGATGGTGTCGATGACGACGTCGAACCGGTCGCGAGCGGCGGCCATGTCTTCCGGGTCGGTGGAGACGATCACGTCGTGCGCGCCGAGGCGGCGCGCGTCGTCGGCCTTGTCCGGCGAGCGGCTGATGACCGAGGTCTCGGCACCGAGCGCCACGGCGATCTTGACGGCGAGATGCCCCAGACCGCCGAGGCCCGCCACGGCGACGCGGACGCCCGGCCCCACGGCGAGGGCGTGCAGCGGTTCCCAGACGGTGACCCCGGCGCAGAGCAGGGGAGCGGCGGCGGCCGGGTCGAGGACGGAGGGGAGGGGGTATGCGAAGCGGGACCGGACGACGTACTCACGGGAGTAGCCGCCCTGGGTGGTCGACCCGTCGTGGCGGTCGACTCCGCCGTAGGTGAGGGTCGGGAACGCATGGCAGAAGTTCTCCTGGCCGGCCCGGCACATGGCGCACGTGCCGCACGAATCGACGATGTTGCCCACCGCCACCGCGTCACCGACGGCGAAGCCCGTGACGCCGGAGACCTCGGACCCCGTCTCGGTCACCACGCCCGTGAACTCGTGCCCCGGCACCAGGGGCCGGCCGTCCTCGCGGGACCGGACGGCGTGCAGATCCGTGTGGCAGACCCCGCAGTAGTCCACCCGGATCGCGAGGTCGTCAGGGCGCAGGTCGCGCCGCTTCAGCGGGGTCCGCCGCAGCGTCGTCGCCGGTCCTTCGGCCTGCCAGCTCACAGTGGTCCTCATGGGCCCTCCTCGGATCCTCAGACAGACTGTTCGGTCTATTTGGAGAGTAGGCGCCTGCGGACCGCCAGACAAACCAACTGTTCTGTTTGGTAGCCTGCGGGCATGGCCGACCAGCCCTTGACCACACGCGGAGCCGCGACCTACCAGCGCATCCTCGACGTGGCGACCCAGGAATTCGCCGAGCACGGGATCGCCGGGGCGCGCATCGAGCGGATCGTGGCCGCCGCGCGCACCAACAAGGCTCAGCTCTATGCCTACTTCGGGAACAAGGAAGGGCTGTTCGACGCCATCTTCTTCGGTTCGCTGGAGCGGATCGTGAACGTCGTGCCGATCGACGCCGCGGACCTCGCGGACTGGGCGGTGCGTCTCTATGACGAGTACCTCCTGCGCCCCGACCTCATCCGGCTCGCCACCTGGGCCCGCCTGGAGCGACGCCCGACAGGTCACCTGGTCGACGACCCCGACCGCCTCGACGACCGCAAGCTGCGCGCCATCGCCGAGGCGCAGGCCGCCGGGCTGGTGCGCGAAGGGGATCCGTTCGACGTGATGGCCATGGTCATCGCCATGTCGATGGCGTGGTCACCGGTCAGCAATGTCTACGCCGCGACCGCCCAGGAGCCGCCGGAACTGCACGAGCAGCGCCGCGCCCTGCTCCACGAGAGCGTCCGCCGCGCCATGGCGAGCGGCTAGGCGGGGACTGTCGGACAGCTGTCGGTGGCTTGTCGGGGTGTCCTGACACCTTTCCAGGAACGGCCGCCGGAGATCACGGGCGGCCCCGACCTGGAGGAGTCGCCATGCGCACCCCCGTCACGATCATCGGCGCCGGACTCGGCGGCCTCACCCTGGCCCGCGTCCTGCACGTCCGCGGAATCCCGGCCACGGTGTACGAGGCGGAGTCCTCCCCGACGGCACGCACGCAGGGCGGGATGCTCGACATCCACGACTACAACGGACAACTCGCCCTCGAAGCGGCTGACTTGATGGACGAGTTCCGCGGCATCATCCTGGAGGGCCGCCAGGCCATGCGCGTCCTGGACCCGGACGGGAACCTCCTGCACGAGACGACCGACGACGGCACGGGGGGCCGCCCCGAGGTGCAGCGCGGCGAGCTGCGACAGATCCTGCTCGACGCGCTCCCCGCCGGCACCGTCCGGTGGGATCACAAGGTCAGCGGCACGCGTGCTCTCGGCGATGGCCGCCACGAGGTGACGTTCGCCGACGGCGGCACCGTCATGGCGAGCCTGCTGGTCGGCGCGGACGGCGCGTGGTCACGGGTCCGGCCGCTGCTCTCCACCGCCACACCCGAGTACGTCGGCAAGTCGGTCGTCGACACCTACCTGTTCGACGCCTGCACCCGGCACCCCGCCGTCGCGAAGGCGGTCGGCGGTGGGTCGATGATCGTGCCCGCACCGGACCGGGAGATCTTCGCTCACCGGGAGAAGGGCGGCACCCTGCACGCGTACGTGGGACTGTCCAGGTCGCAGGACTGGTTCGAGTCCATCGATTTCGGCGATGCCGCCGTGGCCACCGCGCGCATCGCCCAGGAATTCGACGGCTGGGCGCCGGAGTTCACCGCGCTGATCACCGACACCGATACCCCGCCGGCCCTGCGCCCCCTCTTCGCCCTGCCGACCGGCCACCGGTGGGACCGGGTCCCGGGGGTGACCCTGCTGGGGGACGCCGCCCACCTCACCGCCCCCAACGGCGAGGGTGCCAACCTGGCCATGCTCGACGGCGCCGAGCTCGGCAAGTCCCTCGCCGCGCACCCCGACGACATCGAGGCCGCACTCACCGAGTACGAACAGGCCATGTTCCCCCGCAGCGCCGAGCCCGCCCTGTTCGAAGGCGCCGAGATCCAGGGGATCGACTCCGAGGAGCCCTCCGCCAAGGCCATGCTCAAGATGCTCGCCGAGCTGGGGCAACAGACGACTTGATCCACCGTCAAGGGACCCGGACCAAGTGCACCGCCAGGCTGGCCCAGTCGCCACGCGGCAGCTCGGGCCGGAGTCCGTAGTCGCTCAGTACGGTCGCGGAATGGACCGCACCCGTGCGGGCGTCACGGTAGCGAGCGGAGGGATCGAGGCCGGCGAGGCGCAGCGGCGGGTGCGCGGCGCCGTGGCGCGGGGCCCTCTGCCAGGCAAGGAGCAGAGCCTCGCTGCCGTCCGCCGCGGTGTACTGCACCGCGGCCGGGCCGTCGTCGACCGGGCCGCGCGGGCGGTGCAGGGTCCCGTGCTGGACGAGGTGGCGCACGCGCTTGTACTCGGCCACCAGCGCCGCGCCTTCCGCCAGTTCCTCGTCGGTCCAGCGGGTCAGGTCGCCGCCGAGGCCGAGCACACCGGCCATCGCGACATGGAATCGGAAGCGCAGCGGAACCGACCGGGCGGTGAGCGGGTTGGGCACGTCGGTCACCCACGCGGCCATGGTCCGGGCCGGGTAGATCTGGCCGTAGCCGTGCTGGATGAGGACGCGGTCCGCCGCGTCGGTGTTGTCCGAGGCCCATGCCTGGTCCGTGCGGGACAGCATGCCCAGGTCGACCCGCCCGCCACCGCCGCTGCACGCCTCGATCCGCAGGCCGGGATGGTCGGCGCGGAGCCGGTCGATGACGTCGTAGAGGCGGTGCACGTACGCCGTCCGCACGCGCTCCGTGCCGTCCGCCCGGTCCGGCCAGCCCGCCTCGCTGAGCGCGCGGTTCATGTCCCACTTGAGGAAGTCGATGCCGTGGTCGCCCACCAGGCGGGTCAGCCAGCCGTACGCCCAGTCCGCGACGTCACGCCGTGCGAAGTTCAGCACCAGTTGGCTGCGCAGCTCCGTGCGGGTGCGGTGCGGGAAGTGCAGGACCCAGTC
Protein-coding sequences here:
- a CDS encoding lytic polysaccharide monooxygenase auxiliary activity family 9 protein, encoding MRARRLASLAGATGIAAAAVLAVPGTAAAHGVAMMPGSRTYLCYKDLLANSSTQMPTNPACKAAVQEAGTTPLYNWFAVLDSNAGGRGEGYVEDGTLCSAGDRSPYDFSPYNAARTDWPVTHLTAGDTIEVNYSNWAHHPGQFKVYVTKEGFDPQQPLGWSDLENVQTVQNPPQEGGPGSEAGHYYWDLQLPERTGQHILFVQWIRSDSQENFFSCSDVVFDGGNGEVTGLTGGERSSTAVTALGAGKQNTEAEAVHEGHENHESHDGGSSADARPAPDTTPDIANAASDSPMDSSGAGLVGALAGAGAVILAGGTVLHLRHRRPDADQ
- a CDS encoding VOC family protein, producing the protein MKIHLTSVFVDDQAKAEAFYTEILGFVKKHDVPVGEKDRWLTVVSRDEPGGTELLLEPAGHPAVKPYRDMIVKDGIPLAQFAVDDVQAEYERLRDLGVHFTQEPLDMGPITTAVFDDTCGNLIQIATEPQ
- a CDS encoding ArsR/SmtB family transcription factor, whose translation is MADELFKALADPTRRIILDELTEKSGQTLFEICSRLSMRHQLGISRQGVSQHLGVLEAAGLVETRREGRYKYHDLNTAPLRHIVERWPVPDTSRPEESTP
- a CDS encoding NAD(P)-dependent alcohol dehydrogenase, with protein sequence MRTTVSWQAEGPATTLRRTPLKRRDLRPDDLAIRVDYCGVCHTDLHAVRSREDGRPLVPGHEFTGVVTETGSEVSGVTGFAVGDAVAVGNIVDSCGTCAMCRAGQENFCHAFPTLTYGGVDRHDGSTTQGGYSREYVVRSRFAYPLPSVLDPAAAAPLLCAGVTVWEPLHALAVGPGVRVAVAGLGGLGHLAVKIAVALGAETSVISRSPDKADDARRLGAHDVIVSTDPEDMAAARDRFDVVIDTIAIPHDLGPYLRLVALDGTLSHLGHLGPVTLETTDLLIGRKRLSSAGSGGRPATAAMLTFCAEHGITADIELLPSARVNEALDRLGRNDVRYRFVLDLSDLD
- a CDS encoding TetR family transcriptional regulator — encoded protein: MADQPLTTRGAATYQRILDVATQEFAEHGIAGARIERIVAAARTNKAQLYAYFGNKEGLFDAIFFGSLERIVNVVPIDAADLADWAVRLYDEYLLRPDLIRLATWARLERRPTGHLVDDPDRLDDRKLRAIAEAQAAGLVREGDPFDVMAMVIAMSMAWSPVSNVYAATAQEPPELHEQRRALLHESVRRAMASG
- a CDS encoding FAD-dependent oxidoreductase; its protein translation is MRTPVTIIGAGLGGLTLARVLHVRGIPATVYEAESSPTARTQGGMLDIHDYNGQLALEAADLMDEFRGIILEGRQAMRVLDPDGNLLHETTDDGTGGRPEVQRGELRQILLDALPAGTVRWDHKVSGTRALGDGRHEVTFADGGTVMASLLVGADGAWSRVRPLLSTATPEYVGKSVVDTYLFDACTRHPAVAKAVGGGSMIVPAPDREIFAHREKGGTLHAYVGLSRSQDWFESIDFGDAAVATARIAQEFDGWAPEFTALITDTDTPPALRPLFALPTGHRWDRVPGVTLLGDAAHLTAPNGEGANLAMLDGAELGKSLAAHPDDIEAALTEYEQAMFPRSAEPALFEGAEIQGIDSEEPSAKAMLKMLAELGQQTT